One genomic window of Enoplosus armatus isolate fEnoArm2 chromosome 19, fEnoArm2.hap1, whole genome shotgun sequence includes the following:
- the LOC139302629 gene encoding protein LEG1 homolog has translation MLRPAVLSLLLACAVSLSSAAVFLENGMPILWAQTAGQVTDLPIQNGILTPDPWHFLHRMSLYRLLIAATDPFMGSMGTNATDSPLWGLPLQLGWMLTSGRLADPTGATTCGLQTGDTMCVSTQSWWGCVNYFASVLPFLSAAQQGFMGEGVQVQMQVPEGVEDYCTTYADCAARFPDAMTKWDAFFQGLKSATESPLPESEKKDALLGLYWVAQMASTYASATCNARQSHYSSAEVSFAKSWLNSAEYVSAAHFQSNMEKSALFMAPLPSRILQEGDVAPNIADLSTEENHTLSTFSWMNTINTFLGGTLVRMWKSAMCSVDSRQKGREMLEQLVLNPSYARDTFMSIVSTMITSC, from the exons ATGCTGCGCCCGGCagtcctcagcctcctccttgCATGTGCAGTGTCTCTCAGCAGCGCTGCTGTATTTCTAGAAAATGGCATGCCCATCCTGTGGGCTCAAACGGCCGGCCAAGTGACTGACCTGCCGATACAGAATGGCATCCTGACTCCTGACCCCTGGCACTTCCTTCACCGCATGAGTCTTTACCGACTGCTGATAGCTGCTACAGACCCATTTATGGGATCCATGGGGACAAATGCCACAGACAGTCCTCTGTGGGGACTGCCACTGCAGCTTGGATGGATGCTAACTTCAG ggcGTCTCGCTGACCCAACCGGTGCTACAACCTGCGGCCTGCAAACAGGAGATACTATGTGTGTTTCTACCCAAAGCTGGTGGGGCT GTGTGAACTACTTTGCCTCTGTACTTCCATTCCTGTCCGCCGCACAGCAGGGCTTCATGGGAGAAGGAGTTCAG GTCCAGATGCAGGTGCCTGAAGGTGTAGAGGACTATTGCACCACATATGCTGACTGTGCAGCTCGCTTCCCTGATGCCATGACTAAGTGGGATGCCTTTTTTCAG GGTCTGAAGTCTGCCACTGAGTCTCCTCTCCCTGAAAGTGAGAAGAAAGACGCTCTCCTCGGCCTCTACTGGGTGGCCCAGATGGCTTCAACTTATGCCTCTGCTACATGCAACGCCag gcAGAGCCACTACTCCTCTGCAGAGGTGTCATTTGCAAAGAGCTGGCTGAACTCTGCAGAGTACGTTTCAGCAGCACATTTCCAATCCAATATGGAAAAATCTGCGCTGTTCATGGCCCCTCTCCCAAGTAGAATTTTACAG GAGGGCGACGTTGCGCCTAACATTGCCGATCTGAGTACAGAGGAGAACCACACACTGTCGACCTTCTCCTGGATGAATACCATCAACACTTTTCTGG GTGGGACGTTGGTGCGTATGTGGAAAAGTGCCATGTGTTCAGTGGACTcaagacagaaaggcagagagatgtTGGAGCAGCTCGTACTGAATCCCAGCTATGCCAGAGACACTTTCATGTCCATCGTCAGTACAATGATTACGAGCTGttga
- the stx7l gene encoding syntaxin-7, which produces MAYQAGILEEPSALVHNISSNIQKLTLLTSELQRAVSLLGTEQDSSQLRQTLQQKQQQGNQLAKETDRLIKTFSALPVGPDQRQRKIQKERLLNDFSAALNSFQKTQRQAADKEREFVARVRASSRVSGGQPEDSFGNVPPFSSDSQVQAQTEAITEEDLRLIQERESSIRQLEADITDINDIFKDLGMMVHEQGDMIDSIEANVESADVHVQSATQQLARAAEYQRSSRKKICILMIVLAVAAVIIGLIIWGAVKQ; this is translated from the exons ATGGCCTACCAGGCTGGGATTCTAGAGGAGCCCAGTGCTTTGGTTCACAACATCAGCTCCAACATCCAGAAGCTGACACTGCTGA cctctgagctgcagagggCAGTTTCTCTGCTGGGAACAGAGCAGGACAGCAGCCAGCTACGACAGACGCT gcaacagaaacagcagcaaggTAACCAGCTGGCGAAggagactgacagactgatcaAGACATTCAGTGCACTTCCTGTTGGCCCCGATCAG CGGCAGAGAAAGATACAGAAAGAGCGTCTGTTGAACGACTTCTCTGCCGCCCTGAACAGCTTCCAAAAGACACAGCGGCAGGCGGCCGACAAAGAGAGGGAGTTTGTGGCCAGAGTCAGGGCCAGCTCCAGGGTGTCG GGAGGACAGCCTGAAGACAGCTTTGGAAATGTGCCTCCTTTCTCTAG TGATTCCCAGGTACAGGCTCAGACTGAGGCCATCACTGAAGAAGACCTGAGGCTCATCCAGGAGAGAGAGTCATCCATCAGGCAGTTGGAG GCTGACATCACAGATATCAATGACATCTTCAAGGACCTGGGGATGATGGTCCATGAGCAGGGAGACATGATAG ACAGTATAGAAGCCAATGTGGAGAGTGCAGATGTGCATGTCCAGAGCGCCACGCAGCAGCTGGCACGTGCCGCCGAGTACCAG CGGAGCTCCCGGAAGAAGATATGCATCCTGATGATAGTGTtggctgtagctgctgttatTATTGGACTCATCATCTGGGGTGCTGTCAAACAATGa